From a region of the Thermocrinis sp. genome:
- a CDS encoding heterodisulfide reductase-related iron-sulfur binding cluster, with protein MELAIGGTKDFDFNIKDPKFLDEEALWEEAKRVYSKCKDCRMCVTYCPSFPALFDAVDRHEDDISKLSKEELALPLELCFHCKQCYFKCPYTPPHEWRIDFPHLSLRYKVWKFKNKGAKLTDRFMVNTDLVGKLSVPFAPIVNTINNIKPVRVILENFMGIDRRAKLPPINSQTLASWYKKNRNPVKGENGKVVVFPTCLFNYNYLEKGIALLRVLEKNDLWVEIPEVQCCGIPFFDVGDIDASIAKAKHNVQILKPYVDAGYDIIVPVPTCALQIKYEYPLLLPDDPEAKRVAEKIFDVHEYLWKLNEKGKFNRDFKVSMGSIAYHIPCHLKSLNVGYRAVALMRLIPNTKVKLIERCSGHDGTFGVKKQTFDMAYKVGSKLFEDIKSSGADIVVSDCPLASNQIELGTGKKPLHPIEVLYRAYGL; from the coding sequence ATGGAATTGGCTATTGGTGGAACAAAAGACTTTGACTTTAACATCAAGGATCCAAAGTTTTTGGACGAAGAGGCTCTCTGGGAAGAGGCAAAGAGAGTTTACTCAAAGTGTAAAGACTGTAGGATGTGCGTGACTTACTGCCCTTCTTTTCCAGCTCTCTTTGATGCGGTGGATAGGCACGAAGATGACATAAGTAAGCTTAGCAAAGAGGAGTTAGCTCTTCCTTTGGAACTTTGTTTTCATTGTAAGCAATGTTATTTCAAGTGCCCATACACTCCACCACACGAATGGAGAATAGACTTTCCGCACCTTTCTCTAAGATACAAGGTTTGGAAGTTTAAAAACAAAGGTGCTAAGCTCACAGACAGGTTTATGGTTAATACAGACTTAGTTGGCAAACTATCCGTCCCCTTTGCGCCCATAGTTAATACGATTAACAACATAAAGCCTGTTAGGGTAATCTTAGAAAACTTCATGGGTATAGATAGAAGAGCAAAGCTTCCACCCATAAACTCCCAAACCTTGGCAAGCTGGTATAAAAAGAACAGAAATCCTGTGAAGGGGGAAAATGGCAAGGTAGTAGTCTTTCCCACCTGTCTTTTTAACTACAACTACTTGGAAAAGGGTATAGCTCTCCTAAGGGTGCTTGAAAAAAACGACCTTTGGGTTGAAATCCCAGAAGTTCAATGCTGTGGCATACCTTTCTTTGATGTGGGAGACATAGATGCATCCATTGCCAAAGCAAAGCACAACGTCCAAATTCTAAAACCATACGTAGATGCTGGGTATGACATTATCGTGCCAGTTCCCACCTGCGCCTTGCAGATAAAGTATGAGTATCCCTTGCTCCTGCCAGACGATCCAGAGGCAAAAAGGGTTGCTGAAAAGATCTTTGACGTGCACGAATACCTGTGGAAGCTTAACGAAAAGGGCAAATTTAACAGAGATTTCAAGGTTTCCATGGGAAGCATCGCATACCATATCCCCTGTCATCTAAAATCCCTCAACGTAGGATACAGAGCTGTAGCATTGATGAGGCTTATACCCAACACTAAGGTAAAGCTCATTGAGAGATGCTCTGGACACGACGGAACCTTTGGTGTAAAGAAACAAACCTTTGATATGGCCTACAAGGTAGGCTCTAAGCTGTTTGAGGACATAAAAAGCTCAGGAGCAGACATTGTGGTATCAGATTGCCCACTGGCAAGCAACCAGATTGAGTTAGGAACAGGGAAAAAACCTCTCCATCCTATAGAGGTGCTTTATAGGGCTTACGGATTATAA